In the Meleagris gallopavo isolate NT-WF06-2002-E0010 breed Aviagen turkey brand Nicholas breeding stock unplaced genomic scaffold, Turkey_5.1 ChrUn_random_7180001853118, whole genome shotgun sequence genome, TGTGCCCTGGCAGCCGTGGGCCTCTCCAGAGGGACGCAGGAGGCAGAATGGATGAACAGAAACCGCCCAGCGAGGACAAGGACGCGGACGCGCCAGGTGAGCGCATGGCAGAAtgctgggggggagggaggggggtcCTGGTGCTCTGCCCCCCCTGACCCCATGGGCTCGGGATGTCCTTCCCCGCCTGTGCTGATGGCTGCTTTCCCCACAGCCGATGCGGCCGCATCCTCGGAGGACATGGGGAGCGCTGAGGGGGACCCCCTGAAACCTCCAGAAGGAGCGACTGCGGGGCCGGAGCTGGAGAGCACGGACACGAAGGGACCCGGCGGGGCCAGCAGGTGAGAGTGGGAGGTTTGGGGGGCGGCGTGGGGCCGGTAATGGGGCGAAGGGGGTTCTGTGTGTCCCTTATGCCCTCCGTCCCTCCCAGCACGCCGACCCGCCGCTGCGCCCTCTGCAACTGTGGGGACTGGAGCCCGCACGGGCAGCGGGAGCTGCAGCGCTTCGAGCCGGCGCCCAACTGGTTGGAAGGGCTGGGGGGGCAGCAGCCCCCTGAGGGTCCCAGCGAGGCCCCCCCAGAGCTGGGGCCGGTGGGTGATGAGCTGGCACAGATCGGCTTCTCCGAGCGGGTGACAGCGGTGCAGCTCTTTGAGCCGACGGGTGAGTGTGGtcccagtgctgctcagtgacCCCTTCTTGGGGTCATCTCCATCCCATGGGCCCCTGGGATCCCCCCTTGTCCCGCAGTGCCCCTTGGGGTCCCCCCATCTCATGGTCCCCGTGGTACTGCAGTCTCCCTGGGGTTCCCCCATTCTTCGTTCCCATCCTCGATGCCCCTCcctgcagggcactgctgggttCACCgctgctgtgcagcctggtctgctggcgTGGAGCAGGACGCAGCGGGGCTGAGCGGCGTGGGCAGAGCTGTTTTCTCAGGGATCTCACAGGTGAGTGGGTTCTGGGATGGGCTTGGGGGAGGGTTGGGCAGCAGGAAAGCAGCCTGGACCCGTCTCCAAGGGTTGGGTGGCATCACTCAGCcccctgcctgctctgcttgCAGAAATGTGAACACTGTCAGCGGATGGGGGCCACCATCCCGTGCCGGGCGGCCGCCTGCCCCCATTTCTACCActtcccctgtgctgctgccagtggCTCCTTCCAGTCTATGAAGACGCTGCGGCTGCT is a window encoding:
- the LOC104915813 gene encoding histone-lysine N-methyltransferase 2D-like; translated protein: MDEQKPPSEDKDADAPADAAASSEDMGSAEGDPLKPPEGATAGPELESTDTKGPGGASSTPTRRCALCNCGDWSPHGQRELQRFEPAPNWLEGLGGQQPPEGPSEAPPELGPVGDELAQIGFSERVTAVQLFEPTGHCWVHRCCAAWSAGVEQDAAGLSGVGRAVFSGISQKCEHCQRMGATIPCRAAACPHFYHFPCAAASGSFQSMKTLRLLCPEHLGEAVQMEDARCVVCDGPGDLRDLLFCTSCGQHYHGTCLDIALTPRKRSGWQCPECKVCQTCRQPGEDSMMLVCEACDKGYHTFCMEPAIEGVPADSWKCKNCRLCSDCGRRPS